Proteins encoded within one genomic window of Hermetia illucens chromosome 2, iHerIll2.2.curated.20191125, whole genome shotgun sequence:
- the LOC119647928 gene encoding biogenesis of lysosome-related organelles complex 1 subunit 4 isoform X1, with translation MVEKLAGEYSQYLKKTDIGKEINPICSSIEEMMARLEEFESLLVTVKIDSNSSIQQNIPQILAQKAEFDLLCQRIDSLERFVATVNENLNTMEKTIEIAEEELNVTDYSIKGLLKPLFNKSKSTNRPRSNLENGEFKTPILLKTSDYFNSESESVDKS, from the exons ATGGTAGAAAAGCTAGCCGGGGAATATTCACAATACTTAAAGAAGACAGATATTGGGAAAGAA ATAAACCCAATATGCTCTAGCATCGAGGAAATGATGGCTAGACTGGAAGAATTTGAAAGTTTACTAGTAACT GTCAAAATTGACTCAAATTCAAGTATACAACAAAATATTCCTCAAATCCTTGCTCAAAAAGCTGAATTTGATTTACTGTGCCAACGTATTGACAGCCTGGAAAGATTTGTAGCAACGGTAAATGAAAATCTAAATACCATGGAAAAGACGATAGAAATTGCCGAGGAAGAACTGAACGTCACAGATTACAGCATCAAAGGATTATTGAAGCCGCTGTTTAACAAGTCGAAATCTACGAACAGGCCTAGAAGCAATTTAGAAAATGGCGAATTTAAGACGCCCATACTTCTAAAGACTTCGGATTATTTCAACAGTGAAAGCGAAAGTGTAGACAAGAGCTGA
- the LOC119647928 gene encoding biogenesis of lysosome-related organelles complex 1 subunit 4 isoform X2, protein MMARLEEFESLLVTVKIDSNSSIQQNIPQILAQKAEFDLLCQRIDSLERFVATVNENLNTMEKTIEIAEEELNVTDYSIKGLLKPLFNKSKSTNRPRSNLENGEFKTPILLKTSDYFNSESESVDKS, encoded by the exons ATGATGGCTAGACTGGAAGAATTTGAAAGTTTACTAGTAACT GTCAAAATTGACTCAAATTCAAGTATACAACAAAATATTCCTCAAATCCTTGCTCAAAAAGCTGAATTTGATTTACTGTGCCAACGTATTGACAGCCTGGAAAGATTTGTAGCAACGGTAAATGAAAATCTAAATACCATGGAAAAGACGATAGAAATTGCCGAGGAAGAACTGAACGTCACAGATTACAGCATCAAAGGATTATTGAAGCCGCTGTTTAACAAGTCGAAATCTACGAACAGGCCTAGAAGCAATTTAGAAAATGGCGAATTTAAGACGCCCATACTTCTAAAGACTTCGGATTATTTCAACAGTGAAAGCGAAAGTGTAGACAAGAGCTGA